One Peterkaempfera bronchialis DNA window includes the following coding sequences:
- a CDS encoding RNA polymerase-binding protein RbpA: MSERALRGTRLGATSYETDRGIDLAPRQTVEYACQNGHRFEVPFSVEAEIPPVWECRFCGTEALLLDGDEPEEKKVKPARTHWDMLMERRTREELEEVLAERLAVLRSGGMNLAVHPRDTRKSA; the protein is encoded by the coding sequence ATGAGTGAGCGAGCTCTCCGCGGCACGCGACTCGGGGCCACCAGCTACGAGACCGACCGCGGTATCGATCTGGCCCCGCGCCAGACCGTGGAGTACGCATGTCAGAACGGACACCGGTTCGAGGTGCCGTTCTCCGTGGAGGCCGAGATCCCGCCTGTGTGGGAGTGCCGCTTCTGCGGTACCGAGGCTCTCCTGCTCGACGGCGACGAGCCGGAAGAGAAGAAGGTGAAGCCGGCGCGTACCCATTGGGACATGCTGATGGAGCGCCGCACACGGGAGGAGCTGGAGGAGGTGCTGGCCGAGCGGCTGGCCGTGCTCCGCTCCGGCGGGATGAACCTGGCGGTTCACCCGAGGGACACCCGCAAGAGCGCCTGA
- a CDS encoding glycerophosphodiester phosphodiesterase, with protein sequence MTSLDHARHPFLGHSGLLAFAHRGGALGAPENTMAAFERAVALGYRYLETDARATADGALLAFHDARLERTTDGAGAVAELPWRTVRAARVAGREPIPLLEEVLDAFPEVRFNIDVKSAAAVRPLVAAVRRTGAWDRVCVGAFSDGRLAAVRAAAGPRLATSLGPRAVLGLRLRSLAGPVPADRLLGGRLLGAAVRRQAVCVQVPVRFPALEQPQDTGAVQDRAGGRGIRVVDRAFVRTAHRFGLQVHVWTVDDPRLMRELIALGVDGIMSDRIDVLRDVLVEHGSWSG encoded by the coding sequence GTGACCAGCCTCGACCACGCCCGCCACCCGTTCCTGGGCCACTCCGGTCTGCTCGCCTTCGCCCATCGCGGCGGTGCGCTGGGCGCCCCGGAGAACACCATGGCCGCCTTCGAGCGGGCGGTGGCACTGGGCTACCGCTATCTGGAGACGGATGCCCGGGCGACCGCCGACGGGGCCCTGCTGGCGTTCCACGACGCGCGGCTGGAGCGCACCACCGACGGCGCGGGGGCCGTCGCCGAGCTGCCGTGGCGTACCGTGCGGGCGGCCCGGGTCGCCGGGCGGGAGCCGATACCGCTGCTGGAGGAGGTGCTGGACGCCTTTCCCGAGGTCCGGTTCAACATCGACGTCAAGAGCGCTGCCGCAGTGCGGCCCCTGGTGGCTGCGGTGCGCCGGACCGGGGCCTGGGACCGGGTCTGCGTGGGCGCCTTCTCCGACGGGCGTCTCGCGGCGGTGCGGGCCGCCGCCGGGCCACGGCTGGCCACCTCGCTGGGCCCGCGCGCGGTGCTGGGCCTGCGGCTGCGGTCGCTGGCCGGACCGGTCCCGGCGGACCGGCTGCTGGGCGGGCGGCTGCTGGGCGCGGCGGTGCGGCGGCAGGCGGTCTGCGTCCAGGTCCCGGTGCGCTTTCCGGCGCTGGAGCAACCGCAGGACACCGGGGCGGTGCAGGACCGGGCGGGCGGGCGCGGCATCCGGGTGGTCGACCGGGCCTTTGTCCGCACCGCCCACCGCTTCGGGCTCCAGGTGCATGTCTGGACGGTGGACGATCCTCGGCTGATGCGGGAGCTGATCGCGCTGGGGGTGGATGGCATCATGTCCGATCGCATCGACGTACTGCGCGATGTGCTGGTCGAGCACGGGTCCTGGTCCGGCTGA
- a CDS encoding alkene reductase, giving the protein MTAALWNPVTLGDIPLEHRLAMAPMTRDRSTPEGVPTELNAEYYAQRASMALIITEGTQPSADGQGYLLTPGIHSEQHIAGWRKVADAVHEAGGRMVIQLMHTGRISHPDNTLHGRRPVAPSEVRPAGAMFTASGPQEMPVPRELSTQEVAATVDDYRRAAAAAIEAGADGVEIHGANGYLVHQFLSSNANLRTDRYGGSVENRIRFAVEVATAVADEIGAGRTGFRISPGNPFNDIVEADTAELYPALVGALAPLGLAYLHIAHGGDEQLLRSLRDAWPTAVVLNRGGADLDARVADIEAGLADVITVGAMALANPDLVERVRSGAPLNTPDPSTFYGGGEAGYTDYPKLPATIG; this is encoded by the coding sequence ATGACCGCAGCGCTGTGGAACCCCGTGACCCTGGGGGACATCCCCCTGGAGCACCGCCTGGCGATGGCCCCGATGACACGGGACCGGTCCACACCCGAGGGCGTGCCGACCGAGCTGAACGCCGAGTACTACGCCCAGCGCGCATCCATGGCGCTGATCATCACCGAGGGCACCCAGCCCTCCGCCGACGGGCAGGGCTATCTGCTGACCCCGGGCATCCACAGCGAGCAGCACATCGCCGGCTGGCGCAAGGTGGCGGACGCGGTCCACGAGGCCGGCGGCCGGATGGTGATCCAGCTGATGCATACGGGACGGATCTCCCACCCCGACAACACCCTGCACGGTCGCCGCCCGGTGGCGCCGTCCGAGGTCAGGCCGGCGGGCGCGATGTTCACCGCGTCGGGCCCGCAGGAGATGCCGGTGCCGAGGGAGCTGTCGACCCAGGAAGTCGCCGCCACGGTGGACGACTACCGCCGCGCCGCCGCCGCGGCGATCGAGGCCGGTGCCGACGGCGTGGAGATCCACGGGGCCAACGGCTACCTGGTGCACCAGTTCCTGTCCAGCAACGCCAACCTCCGCACCGACCGCTACGGCGGCTCCGTCGAGAACCGGATCCGCTTCGCGGTGGAGGTGGCCACAGCGGTGGCGGACGAGATCGGTGCGGGCCGCACCGGGTTCCGGATCTCGCCCGGCAACCCGTTCAACGACATCGTCGAGGCCGACACGGCCGAGCTCTACCCGGCGCTGGTAGGCGCGCTGGCACCGCTGGGCCTCGCCTATCTGCACATCGCCCACGGCGGCGACGAGCAGCTGCTGCGCAGCCTCCGCGACGCCTGGCCGACCGCAGTGGTCCTGAACCGCGGCGGCGCCGACCTCGACGCCCGGGTCGCGGACATCGAGGCCGGTTTGGCGGATGTCATCACCGTCGGCGCGATGGCGCTGGCCAACCCCGACCTGGTCGAGCGGGTGCGCTCCGGTGCGCCTCTCAACACCCCGGACCCGAGCACCTTCTACGGGGGCGGCGAGGCGGGCTACACCGACTACCCGAAGCTCCCCGCGACCATCGGCTGA
- a CDS encoding polyprenol monophosphomannose synthase — translation MEKGRSVTDTSADESQSFADLGKILVIIPTYNEAENVARITSRVRASVPEAHILVADDNSPDGTGKLADELAAADDHIQVMHRRGKEGLGAAYLAGFRWGIEQGYDVLVEMDADGSHQPEQLPRLLTALLGGADLVLGSRWVPGGSAVNWPKYREFISRGGSTYSRLMLGVPLRDVTGGYRAFRKETLLGLGMDEVASQGYCFQVDLAWRAVRAGFTVVEVPITFIERELGASKMSRTIVVEALVRVTGWGVRNRLGRLPAPNAAAPNAGAPKAGARNTPAASDVDPNAGANEAAQ, via the coding sequence ATGGAGAAAGGCCGGTCCGTGACCGACACAAGCGCCGACGAGTCGCAGAGCTTCGCAGACCTCGGGAAGATCCTGGTCATCATCCCGACCTACAACGAGGCCGAGAACGTCGCCCGCATCACCTCCCGCGTCCGCGCCTCGGTGCCGGAGGCGCACATCCTCGTCGCGGACGACAACAGCCCCGACGGCACCGGCAAGCTCGCCGACGAGCTGGCCGCCGCCGACGACCACATCCAGGTGATGCACCGCAGGGGCAAGGAGGGGCTGGGCGCCGCCTACCTCGCGGGCTTCCGCTGGGGCATCGAGCAGGGCTACGACGTGCTGGTGGAGATGGACGCGGACGGCTCGCACCAGCCGGAGCAGCTGCCCCGGCTGCTGACCGCGCTGCTGGGCGGCGCCGACCTGGTGCTCGGCTCCCGCTGGGTGCCCGGCGGCAGCGCGGTCAACTGGCCCAAGTACCGCGAGTTCATCTCCCGGGGCGGCAGCACCTACTCCCGGCTGATGCTCGGCGTCCCGCTGCGCGACGTCACCGGCGGCTACCGCGCCTTCCGCAAGGAGACCCTGCTCGGCCTGGGCATGGACGAGGTGGCCTCCCAGGGCTACTGCTTCCAGGTCGACCTCGCCTGGCGTGCCGTCCGGGCCGGCTTCACGGTGGTCGAGGTCCCGATCACCTTCATCGAGCGGGAGCTCGGCGCCAGCAAGATGAGCCGCACCATCGTGGTGGAGGCGCTGGTCCGGGTCACCGGCTGGGGCGTACGCAACCGGCTGGGCCGGCTGCCCGCCCCCAACGCGGCCGCCCCGAACGCGGGCGCCCCGAAGGCGGGCGCCCGGAACACCCCTGCCGCCTCCGACGTTGACCCCAACGCAGGGGCGAACGAGGCCGCTCAGTAG
- a CDS encoding MarR family winged helix-turn-helix transcriptional regulator — translation MTTPPVRYPSTARGGRLSYAVFLLARAHRAYAAGKLRDLGLHPGQELLLMQLLDRDGQTQSELLESVGLDHSTVSKSLRRMQQAGLLTREPAEHDRRVLNVRLTDRGREMREPLEAMWSALERISVQGLDEGEIESFIAVARRIEGSIADRDRTGGRPE, via the coding sequence ATGACCACCCCCCCTGTTCGGTATCCGAGCACGGCACGCGGCGGACGCCTCAGCTATGCGGTCTTCCTGCTCGCCCGGGCCCACCGCGCCTACGCGGCCGGGAAGCTGAGAGACCTGGGCCTGCACCCCGGGCAGGAGCTGCTGCTGATGCAGCTGCTCGACAGGGACGGGCAGACCCAGTCCGAGCTTCTGGAGAGCGTCGGCCTGGACCACTCGACCGTCTCCAAGTCCCTGCGCCGCATGCAGCAGGCCGGGCTGCTCACCCGGGAACCGGCCGAGCACGACCGGCGGGTCCTGAACGTCAGGCTCACCGACAGGGGCCGGGAGATGCGCGAGCCGCTGGAGGCCATGTGGTCCGCGCTGGAGCGGATCTCCGTCCAGGGCCTGGACGAGGGTGAGATCGAGTCCTTCATCGCCGTGGCCCGGAGGATCGAGGGGTCGATCGCCGACCGCGACCGCACAGGGGGCCGGCCGGAGTGA
- a CDS encoding MFS transporter, with product MDAEARRLRRVQRGWYFYDWANSVFPTTVITVFLGPYLTSVAEAAADADGYVHPLGLPVRSGAVFPYAVSASVLLSVLVMPLVGAVADRAGRHRVLMGASAYLGAAATAAMFLLRGDRYLLGAALLVVANVAYAVSVVLYNSFLPVIAPPEQRDAVSSRGWAFGYAGGALLLVLNLVLYQGHARFGVSEGDAVRICLASAGVWWAGFTLLPMVRLPDRVGVAPGAASAGAGSGFRQLRATLGEMRRYPLTLLFLAAYLCYNDGVQTVISQASLYGSRELGMAQGSLVVAVLMVQVLAIGGALLFGRLAGRFGARRAILGSLVAWGATVAVGYVLPAHRPVWFFALAALIGLVMGGSQALSRSLFSQLVPPGKEAEYFSVYEVSDRGTSWLGPLVFGVAYQATGSYRAAIVSLMVFFAVGFVLLLRVPVRRAIEEAGNPVPERV from the coding sequence ATGGACGCGGAGGCCCGGCGGCTGCGGCGGGTGCAGCGCGGCTGGTACTTCTACGACTGGGCGAACTCCGTCTTCCCCACCACGGTCATCACCGTCTTCCTCGGCCCCTATCTCACCTCGGTCGCCGAGGCCGCAGCGGACGCCGACGGCTATGTGCACCCGCTGGGGCTGCCGGTCCGCTCGGGTGCCGTCTTCCCGTACGCGGTGTCCGCCTCGGTGCTGCTGTCGGTGCTGGTGATGCCGCTGGTCGGCGCGGTGGCGGACCGCGCGGGTCGGCACCGGGTGCTGATGGGCGCCTCCGCGTACCTGGGCGCCGCCGCCACCGCCGCGATGTTCCTGCTGCGCGGCGACCGCTATCTGCTGGGCGCGGCGCTGCTGGTGGTGGCCAATGTCGCCTATGCGGTCTCGGTGGTGCTCTACAACTCCTTCCTCCCGGTCATCGCGCCGCCCGAGCAGCGGGACGCGGTCTCCTCCCGTGGCTGGGCCTTCGGCTATGCGGGCGGGGCGCTGCTGCTGGTGCTCAACCTGGTGCTGTACCAGGGCCATGCGCGGTTCGGCGTCTCGGAGGGCGACGCGGTGCGGATCTGCCTGGCCTCGGCGGGGGTGTGGTGGGCGGGGTTCACGCTGCTGCCGATGGTGCGGCTGCCGGACCGGGTCGGGGTGGCGCCCGGGGCGGCGTCGGCCGGTGCGGGCTCGGGCTTCCGGCAGTTGCGGGCCACCCTCGGCGAGATGCGGCGCTATCCGCTGACGCTGCTCTTCCTCGCCGCCTACCTCTGCTACAACGACGGCGTGCAGACGGTGATCTCGCAGGCGTCGCTCTACGGCAGCCGCGAGCTCGGCATGGCGCAGGGGTCGCTGGTGGTGGCCGTGCTGATGGTGCAGGTGCTGGCGATCGGCGGGGCGCTCCTCTTCGGGCGGCTGGCGGGCCGCTTCGGGGCCAGGCGGGCCATCCTGGGGTCGCTGGTGGCGTGGGGGGCGACGGTGGCGGTGGGCTATGTGCTGCCGGCGCACCGGCCGGTCTGGTTCTTCGCGCTGGCCGCGCTGATCGGGCTGGTCATGGGCGGCAGCCAGGCGCTGTCGCGGTCGCTCTTCTCACAGCTGGTGCCGCCCGGCAAGGAGGCCGAGTACTTCAGCGTCTACGAGGTGAGCGACCGGGGCACCAGTTGGCTGGGCCCGCTGGTCTTCGGTGTGGCCTACCAGGCGACGGGCAGCTACCGGGCGGCGATCGTGTCGCTGATGGTGTTCTTCGCGGTGGGGTTCGTCCTGCTGCTGCGGGTGCCGGTGCGCCGGGCCATCGAGGAGGCGGGCAACCCGGTGCCGGAGCGGGTATGA
- the yczR gene encoding MocR-like transcription factor YczR — protein sequence MTAWATVLGAPRLARLLAAAGFPPKGPTPAYRGLAESTRLLVLEGRLGVGVRLPAERELAVALGVSRTTVAAGYQQLRDWGYLTSRRGSGSWTVLPDGHPVPSGGLDPLPPELADAVIDLGCAALPAVEPRLTAAFTEALQDLPAHTRTHGDHPAGLPALREALADRYTERGVPTMPEQIMVTTGAMGALSAVRRLMADPGDRVAVEAPSYANVLQLLRRDGLRLLPVAMGEALSGWDLAEWRRVLRDAAPRAAYVIPDFHNPTGTLVPDEQRGALAAAARAAGTLLVVDETMAELSFDGEAQRPRPMAAADPGGAVITVGSASKAIWAGLRIGWVRAAPGVIRRLVSARSYADLGSPVLEQLAVVRLLRGGGWDATLAERRRRLLGHRDDLAAALRTAQPGWRFDLPQGGLTLWVRTAGLSGAALAAEGDRHGVRVAAGPRFGVDGAFEQYLRLPLTVGGDTAREAVRRLSLAADAVAAGASGVAVGEVFVA from the coding sequence ATGACCGCATGGGCCACCGTCCTCGGCGCACCCCGGCTCGCCCGGCTGCTCGCCGCCGCCGGCTTCCCCCCGAAGGGACCCACCCCCGCCTACCGGGGCCTGGCCGAGTCCACCCGGCTGCTGGTCCTGGAAGGACGGCTGGGCGTGGGCGTACGGCTGCCCGCCGAACGCGAACTCGCCGTCGCCCTCGGCGTCAGCCGCACCACCGTCGCCGCCGGGTACCAGCAGCTCCGCGACTGGGGCTATCTGACGAGCCGCCGGGGCTCGGGCAGCTGGACCGTCCTGCCCGACGGCCACCCGGTGCCCTCCGGCGGCCTGGACCCGCTGCCCCCCGAACTCGCCGACGCCGTCATCGACCTCGGCTGCGCCGCCCTGCCCGCCGTCGAACCCCGGCTCACCGCAGCCTTCACCGAGGCCCTTCAGGACCTCCCCGCCCACACCCGTACCCACGGCGACCACCCGGCCGGACTCCCCGCTCTACGCGAGGCCCTGGCCGACCGCTACACCGAGCGCGGCGTGCCCACCATGCCCGAGCAGATCATGGTCACCACCGGCGCGATGGGCGCCCTGTCCGCCGTCCGCCGCCTGATGGCGGACCCCGGTGACCGGGTGGCCGTCGAGGCGCCCAGCTACGCCAATGTGCTGCAACTGCTGCGCCGCGACGGCCTGCGGCTGCTGCCCGTCGCCATGGGCGAGGCCCTCTCCGGATGGGACCTGGCCGAGTGGCGGCGGGTGCTGCGGGACGCCGCCCCGCGCGCCGCGTATGTCATCCCCGACTTCCACAACCCCACCGGCACGCTCGTTCCCGACGAACAGCGCGGCGCCCTGGCGGCGGCGGCCCGCGCCGCCGGAACGCTCCTGGTGGTCGACGAGACCATGGCCGAGCTGTCCTTCGACGGCGAGGCGCAGCGGCCCCGGCCGATGGCCGCCGCCGACCCCGGCGGCGCCGTCATCACCGTCGGCTCGGCCAGCAAGGCGATCTGGGCGGGCCTGCGCATCGGCTGGGTCCGGGCGGCCCCCGGCGTCATCCGCCGCCTGGTCTCCGCCCGCTCGTATGCGGACCTGGGCTCCCCGGTGCTGGAGCAGCTCGCGGTGGTCCGGCTGCTGCGGGGCGGCGGGTGGGACGCGACGCTCGCGGAGCGGCGCCGCAGACTCCTCGGCCACCGCGACGACCTCGCGGCGGCGCTGCGCACCGCCCAGCCGGGGTGGCGCTTCGACCTGCCGCAGGGCGGGCTCACCCTCTGGGTCCGCACGGCGGGGCTCTCCGGTGCGGCGCTGGCCGCCGAGGGCGACCGGCACGGAGTACGGGTCGCGGCCGGGCCCCGCTTCGGGGTGGACGGCGCCTTCGAGCAGTACCTGCGGCTGCCGCTCACCGTGGGCGGTGACACCGCCCGCGAGGCCGTCCGCCGCCTCTCGCTGGCCGCCGACGCGGTCGCCGCCGGGGCGTCGGGCGTGGCGGTGGGTGAGGTTTTTGTGGCGTGA
- a CDS encoding inositol monophosphatase family protein, which produces MAGQANSGPDSAAAGGQSFTAILRRASGALDGASDQGDLHPGPHGVLPDDAKAVRRTGASLSAVLPHVMAVRNLGPVSLQLAHLAAGRVDAFWQYGPDQYNWLAGALLAREAGAEVTDAAGQGFDRSSGSIAMAAPGPHREPLGALATVHRR; this is translated from the coding sequence GTGGCCGGCCAAGCAAATAGCGGCCCGGACAGTGCCGCAGCGGGCGGTCAGAGCTTCACGGCCATCCTGCGGCGGGCCTCCGGCGCGCTTGACGGTGCGTCCGACCAGGGTGACCTCCACCCGGGCCCGCATGGGGTGCTGCCAGACGACGCCAAGGCCGTGCGCCGCACCGGCGCCTCCCTGTCGGCCGTACTGCCGCACGTCATGGCGGTACGGAACCTCGGGCCGGTGTCACTGCAACTGGCCCACTTGGCGGCGGGCCGGGTGGACGCCTTCTGGCAGTACGGGCCCGACCAGTACAACTGGCTCGCGGGAGCGCTGCTCGCCCGGGAGGCGGGCGCGGAGGTCACCGACGCCGCAGGTCAGGGCTTCGACCGTTCGTCAGGCAGCATCGCAATGGCGGCGCCGGGCCCGCACCGGGAGCCGCTGGGCGCGCTTGCCACCGTGCACCGACGGTGA
- the fxsA gene encoding FxsA family membrane protein: MTESDPRLPGPAARTGREEARRRPDSGRRGRLRTVLPLLIAAWLVLEVWVALELASLLGGFTVVALLVATAVLGGWIVKRAGLRALRAAARAVEQGREPEAGESHTAITLTGGVLLIVPGFLSDLLGLACLFPPTRALLRRVPARLARSAVRRGRVGDPLGEALRLQEQLRIHRPDGKVVPGEVVDSAGPTGPAGPAGPAGPTGPAEPQDGSRPPRVIRVLPPDRPRP; this comes from the coding sequence GTGACCGAGTCCGACCCCCGCCTCCCCGGCCCCGCCGCACGGACGGGCCGCGAGGAGGCCCGCCGGCGGCCCGACAGCGGGCGACGTGGGCGGCTGCGCACCGTGCTGCCGCTGCTGATCGCGGCCTGGCTGGTCCTCGAAGTCTGGGTGGCGCTGGAACTGGCCTCGCTGCTCGGCGGCTTCACCGTCGTGGCGCTGCTGGTCGCGACCGCCGTCCTCGGCGGCTGGATCGTCAAGCGCGCCGGGCTGCGTGCCCTGCGGGCGGCGGCCCGGGCGGTGGAGCAGGGGCGGGAGCCCGAGGCGGGGGAGTCCCACACCGCCATCACCCTCACCGGCGGCGTGCTGCTGATCGTGCCCGGCTTCCTCTCCGACCTGCTGGGCCTGGCCTGCCTCTTCCCGCCGACCCGGGCGCTGCTGCGGCGCGTCCCGGCCCGGCTGGCCCGGTCGGCGGTACGCCGAGGCCGGGTGGGGGACCCGCTGGGCGAGGCGCTGCGGCTCCAGGAGCAGCTGCGCATCCACCGGCCGGACGGCAAGGTCGTCCCCGGTGAGGTCGTGGACTCTGCCGGGCCCACCGGGCCTGCCGGACCCGCCGGACCCGCCGGACCCACCGGGCCTGCCGAGCCGCAGGACGGCAGCCGTCCGCCGCGCGTCATCCGGGTGCTGCCGCCCGACCGGCCCCGCCCCTGA
- a CDS encoding Lrp/AsnC family transcriptional regulator — translation MEDLDRQIVQLLVQDGRMSYTDLGKATGLSTSAVHQRVRRLEQRGVIRGYAAIVDPEAVSLPLTAFISVKPFDPSAPDDVPERLAGIEEIEACHSVAGDENYILKVRVAGPGDLEHLLARIRTAAGVSTRTTVVLSTPYEARAPRL, via the coding sequence GTGGAGGATCTCGACCGTCAGATCGTGCAGCTGCTCGTCCAGGACGGGCGGATGAGTTACACCGACCTGGGGAAGGCCACCGGCCTCTCCACCTCGGCGGTGCACCAGCGCGTGCGCCGCCTGGAACAGCGGGGCGTCATCCGCGGCTATGCCGCGATCGTCGACCCCGAAGCGGTGTCCCTGCCGCTCACCGCGTTCATCTCGGTGAAGCCGTTCGACCCCAGCGCGCCCGACGACGTGCCGGAGCGCCTCGCCGGGATCGAGGAGATCGAGGCGTGCCACAGCGTGGCCGGTGACGAGAACTACATCCTCAAGGTCCGGGTCGCCGGTCCGGGCGACCTGGAACACCTGCTGGCCCGCATCCGTACGGCGGCCGGCGTCTCCACCCGCACCACCGTGGTCCTCAGCACCCCGTACGAGGCGCGCGCGCCCCGGCTGTGA
- the yczE gene encoding membrane protein YczE: MHARRLTQLYIGLVLYGASAGLQVRSALGLDPWDAFHQGVALHTGWSIGMVSCVVGAAVLLFWIPLRQRPGLGTVSNVVLVGTSMDAALWVVPEPASLPLRVVLLAAAVVLNGAATGLYIGAGYGPGPRDGLMTGLHRRTGRSIRLVRTCIEVTVLAVGWLLGGTVGVGTVVYALAIGPVAQVFLRWFSRPGQGAAVRVSDDSPGPAPVPAAAEGTP; this comes from the coding sequence ATGCACGCACGACGTCTTACCCAGCTGTACATCGGGCTGGTGCTGTACGGGGCCAGCGCCGGCCTCCAGGTCCGCTCCGCCCTGGGGCTGGACCCCTGGGACGCCTTCCACCAGGGCGTGGCACTGCACACGGGCTGGTCCATCGGCATGGTCTCCTGCGTGGTCGGCGCGGCCGTGCTGCTGTTCTGGATACCGCTGCGGCAGCGGCCGGGGCTGGGCACGGTGAGCAATGTGGTGCTGGTGGGGACCTCCATGGACGCGGCGCTGTGGGTGGTGCCGGAGCCCGCCTCGCTGCCGCTGCGGGTGGTGCTGCTGGCGGCGGCCGTGGTGCTGAACGGCGCGGCGACCGGCCTGTACATCGGCGCGGGGTACGGGCCGGGTCCCCGGGACGGGCTGATGACCGGGCTGCACCGCCGCACCGGGCGGTCGATCCGGCTGGTGCGGACCTGCATCGAGGTCACGGTGCTGGCCGTCGGGTGGCTGCTGGGCGGCACGGTCGGGGTGGGCACCGTGGTCTATGCGTTGGCGATCGGGCCGGTGGCGCAGGTCTTCCTGCGGTGGTTCTCCCGTCCGGGGCAGGGGGCGGCGGTCCGGGTGTCCGACGACTCCCCGGGCCCGGCCCCGGTACCGGCCGCCGCCGAGGGCACTCCCTGA
- a CDS encoding amidohydrolase — translation MTDRTTRTVLLRGGNVHSPADPFATAMVVQGDAVAWIGSEGAADAYVDGADQVVDLAGALVTPAFVDAHVHATATGLALTGLDLTGCPSLAEALARLERQVKQERARGRLTAAGGGAGGAAGGVLIGHGWDDTGWPENRPPTRAELDAAAGAAAVYLSRTDVHSAVASTALRALAERAAGLSSLAGHHPDGPLTRDAHHAVRRAALGHLTADQRRDAQQATLARAASLGIGALHECAGPDISSADDLAELLELAAASAGPDVFGYWGELGGIDTARRLGAVGAGGDLFVDGALGSRTACLHAPYSDAPDSTGTAYLTAEQVADHVAACTEAGLQAGFHAIGDAALTAVLDGVREAARRVGTDRVRALRHRVEHAEFLDDEAVAAFAELGLVASVQPAFDAAWGGEDGMYVRRLGAERARALNPFSRLLRAGVPLAFGSDAPVTPLDPWGTVRAAAFHRTPEHRISVRAAFTAHTRGGWRALGRDDAGVLVPGAPATFATWQAGDLVVQAPDSRVAGWSTDPRSGTPGLPDLTPGGPLPVCLATVVRGRVVYGAL, via the coding sequence ATGACCGATCGCACCACCCGCACCGTGCTGCTGCGCGGAGGCAATGTCCACAGTCCCGCCGACCCCTTCGCGACCGCCATGGTGGTCCAGGGGGACGCCGTCGCCTGGATCGGCTCGGAGGGGGCGGCGGACGCCTATGTCGACGGCGCCGACCAGGTGGTCGACCTGGCCGGGGCCCTGGTCACGCCTGCCTTCGTGGACGCCCATGTGCACGCCACCGCGACCGGTCTGGCCCTCACCGGGCTCGACCTCACCGGCTGCCCCTCGCTCGCCGAGGCGCTGGCCCGGCTGGAGCGGCAGGTCAAGCAGGAGCGCGCCCGGGGCCGTCTCACCGCCGCCGGGGGCGGTGCCGGAGGCGCGGCCGGGGGCGTGCTGATCGGCCATGGCTGGGACGACACCGGCTGGCCGGAGAACCGCCCGCCGACCCGGGCGGAGCTGGACGCCGCCGCCGGCGCCGCCGCCGTCTACCTCTCCCGTACGGACGTCCACTCCGCCGTCGCCTCCACCGCCCTGCGCGCCCTCGCCGAGCGGGCGGCCGGGCTGTCGTCGCTCGCCGGACACCACCCCGACGGGCCACTCACCCGCGACGCCCACCACGCGGTCCGGCGGGCGGCCCTCGGGCACCTCACCGCCGACCAGCGGCGCGACGCCCAGCAGGCCACCCTGGCCCGTGCCGCCTCGCTCGGCATCGGCGCCCTGCATGAGTGCGCCGGCCCGGACATCTCCTCCGCCGACGACCTGGCCGAGCTGCTGGAGCTCGCCGCCGCGTCCGCCGGCCCGGACGTCTTCGGCTACTGGGGCGAACTCGGCGGCATCGACACCGCCCGCCGCCTCGGCGCGGTCGGCGCCGGCGGCGACCTCTTCGTGGACGGCGCCCTCGGTTCCCGCACCGCCTGCCTGCACGCCCCGTACAGCGACGCCCCCGACTCCACCGGCACCGCCTACCTCACCGCCGAGCAGGTGGCCGACCATGTGGCCGCCTGCACCGAGGCCGGTCTCCAGGCGGGCTTCCACGCCATCGGCGACGCCGCCCTCACCGCCGTGCTGGACGGCGTACGGGAAGCCGCCCGGCGGGTCGGCACCGACCGGGTACGGGCGCTGCGGCACCGGGTGGAGCACGCCGAGTTCCTGGACGACGAGGCGGTCGCGGCCTTTGCCGAGCTGGGCCTGGTCGCCTCCGTGCAGCCCGCCTTCGACGCCGCCTGGGGCGGCGAGGACGGCATGTACGTCCGGCGGCTCGGCGCGGAGCGGGCGCGCGCCCTCAACCCCTTCTCCCGGCTGCTGCGGGCCGGTGTCCCACTCGCCTTCGGCTCCGACGCCCCGGTGACCCCGCTGGACCCCTGGGGCACCGTGCGGGCCGCCGCCTTCCACCGCACGCCCGAGCACCGGATCTCGGTCCGGGCCGCCTTCACCGCCCACACCCGGGGCGGCTGGCGGGCGCTGGGCCGCGACGACGCCGGGGTGCTGGTGCCGGGCGCCCCGGCGACCTTCGCCACCTGGCAGGCGGGCGACCTGGTGGTCCAGGCCCCGGACTCGCGGGTGGCCGGCTGGTCCACCGACCCGAGGTCGGGCACCCCGGGCCTGCCGGACCTCACCCCGGGCGGCCCGCTGCCGGTCTGCCTGGCCACCGTCGTCCGAGGCCGGGTGGTGTACGGCGCCCTGTGA